In a single window of the Agrobacterium vitis genome:
- the rpsT gene encoding 30S ribosomal protein S20 yields the protein MANTTSAKKATRKIARRTAINKSRRTRVRNFVRKVEEAIASGDQALAAAALKAAQPELHRAASKGVVHANTASRKISRLASRVKALAA from the coding sequence ATGGCCAATACTACATCGGCGAAGAAGGCGACCCGCAAGATCGCTCGCCGCACCGCAATCAACAAGAGCCGCCGTACGCGCGTTCGCAACTTTGTCCGCAAGGTTGAAGAAGCCATCGCTTCTGGCGATCAGGCACTGGCCGCAGCCGCATTGAAGGCTGCCCAGCCTGAACTGCACCGCGCTGCTTCCAAGGGCGTTGTTCACGCCAATACCGCGTCGCGCAAGATTTCGCGTCTTGCCAGCCGCGTCAAGGCTCTCGCCGCCTAA
- the mutM gene encoding bifunctional DNA-formamidopyrimidine glycosylase/DNA-(apurinic or apyrimidinic site) lyase: MPELPEVETVKRGLAPSMEGRRLTRLELRRPDLRFPLPVDFAARTQGRLIVSLSRRAKYLLIDLDDGVSIISHLGMSGSYRIEAENEKGLPGQFHMARSRDEKHDHVIFHLSGPEGSPLRVIYNDPRRFGFMDMVERRHMDRHAAFAGLGPEPVGNALDADYLAIRFKSKAQPLKTALLDQKVIAGLGNIYVCEALWRAHLSPETPARALVNAQGKPVAALEDLTQAIRTVIAEAIEAGGSSLRDHIQADGSLGYFQHSFNVYDREGEACRTRGCTGTVERMTQAGRSTFHCPQCQR, translated from the coding sequence ATGCCGGAATTACCAGAGGTGGAAACCGTAAAACGGGGACTGGCGCCGTCCATGGAGGGGCGGAGGCTGACCCGCCTGGAATTGCGGAGGCCGGATCTGCGCTTCCCCTTGCCGGTCGATTTTGCGGCGAGGACGCAGGGCCGGCTGATCGTCTCCCTGTCTCGGCGGGCGAAATACCTGCTGATCGATCTCGATGATGGCGTCTCGATTATCTCCCATCTCGGCATGTCCGGCTCTTATCGGATCGAAGCCGAAAATGAGAAAGGCCTGCCTGGCCAGTTTCATATGGCGCGCTCCCGTGATGAAAAGCATGACCACGTGATCTTCCATCTGAGCGGACCGGAGGGCAGCCCTCTCAGGGTGATCTATAATGACCCGCGCCGCTTCGGCTTCATGGATATGGTCGAGCGCCGTCACATGGATCGTCATGCCGCCTTTGCCGGATTGGGGCCGGAGCCGGTCGGCAACGCGCTCGATGCCGACTATCTGGCCATCAGGTTCAAGAGCAAGGCGCAGCCTTTGAAAACCGCCCTTCTCGATCAGAAGGTGATTGCCGGGCTTGGCAATATCTATGTCTGCGAAGCCTTGTGGCGGGCGCATCTGTCGCCGGAAACACCGGCGCGCGCGCTGGTCAATGCGCAAGGAAAGCCCGTGGCGGCACTGGAAGACCTGACGCAGGCCATTCGCACGGTCATCGCCGAGGCGATCGAGGCTGGCGGTTCCTCGCTGCGCGATCATATCCAGGCCGATGGCTCGCTCGGCTATTTCCAGCACAGTTTCAATGTCTATGACCGCGAAGGCGAAGCCTGCCGCACGCGCGGCTGCACAGGGACAGTCGAGCGCATGACCCAGGCAGGGCGGTCGACCTTCCACTGCCCACAATGCCAGAGATAA
- the ubiE gene encoding bifunctional demethylmenaquinone methyltransferase/2-methoxy-6-polyprenyl-1,4-benzoquinol methylase UbiE encodes MVASRTSADGGMETSYGFRDVAEGEKQGLVNDVFHKVAKRYDIMNDVMSAGMHRVWKDALIAALNPRKDAGYKVLDVAGGTGDIAFRIVEASRRLAHATVLDINGSMLGVGQERAQKKGLSDNLTFVEANAEALPFEANQFDAYTIAFGIRNVPRIDVALSEAYRVLKRGGRLLVLEFSEVQMPLLDRFYDQWSFKAIPRFGKMITGEAEPYQYLVESIRKFPNQQDFAAMITKAGFSKVSFTNYTGGIAALHSGWKI; translated from the coding sequence ATGGTCGCAAGCCGCACCTCCGCCGATGGCGGCATGGAAACCTCCTACGGCTTCCGCGATGTGGCGGAAGGCGAAAAGCAAGGTCTTGTCAACGACGTATTCCACAAGGTTGCCAAGCGCTATGACATCATGAACGACGTGATGTCGGCGGGCATGCACCGGGTTTGGAAGGATGCGCTGATTGCCGCCCTCAACCCGCGCAAGGATGCAGGCTACAAGGTGCTGGACGTTGCCGGCGGCACGGGCGATATCGCCTTTCGCATCGTTGAGGCCTCCCGCAGGCTTGCCCATGCCACCGTGCTCGATATCAATGGCTCCATGCTGGGCGTCGGCCAGGAACGGGCGCAGAAAAAAGGCCTTTCCGACAATCTCACCTTCGTCGAGGCCAATGCCGAGGCCCTGCCCTTCGAGGCCAATCAATTCGACGCCTATACCATCGCCTTCGGCATTCGCAATGTGCCCCGCATCGATGTGGCGCTGAGCGAGGCCTACCGCGTGCTGAAACGCGGCGGGCGGCTGCTGGTGCTGGAATTTTCCGAGGTGCAGATGCCGCTGCTGGATCGTTTTTACGATCAATGGTCGTTCAAGGCGATCCCACGGTTTGGCAAGATGATCACCGGTGAGGCTGAGCCCTATCAATATCTGGTGGAATCGATCCGCAAGTTCCCCAATCAGCAGGATTTTGCCGCGATGATCACCAAGGCGGGCTTTTCGAAGGTGTCCTTCACCAACTATACCGGCGGCATTGCTGCCCTTCATTCCGGCTGGAAGATCTGA
- the ubiB gene encoding 2-polyprenylphenol 6-hydroxylase, whose protein sequence is MSTVSAYFRLARVGWILVREGVVSALPSEGLPPSVGFVKKVAAAFERKRARGTLRSDRLSQAVERLGPSYAKIGQFLATRPDVVGAELAYDLTGLQDRMAFFPTAEAKASIELSLGRPVEELYASFGEPIAAASIAQVHPCMVETPFGLKQVAVKVIRPGVRRRFAADLEVMYLVSHLQEMLLPQTRRLRPVEVTKTLEQTTKVEMDLRLEAAALSELGENTARDPGFRVPQVDWERTGRDVITMEWIDGVKMSDVEALKAAGHDLDALADTLIQSFLRHTLRDGFFHADMHPGNLFVDPTGMIVAVDMGICGRLGKKERRFLAEILYGFITRDYMRVAEVHFEAGYVPSHHNMASFAQAIRAIGEPIHGQPAETISMARLLTLLFEVTELFDMQTRPELVMLQKTMVVVEGVSRMLNPRFNMWKASEPVVADWIKANLGPKRIVTDMKDGIRAAVRVAEALPEIAAKTEKFHSELMQMSEHGLRFDESTTDAIGKAQARHGRSGRLALWVIALCLLFIAFQLGHGG, encoded by the coding sequence ATGAGCACAGTCAGCGCCTATTTCAGGTTGGCCCGTGTCGGCTGGATTCTCGTTCGCGAAGGCGTTGTCTCGGCGCTGCCGTCCGAAGGACTGCCGCCGAGCGTCGGCTTTGTAAAGAAAGTCGCCGCCGCCTTCGAGCGCAAGCGCGCCCGGGGCACGTTGCGATCCGACCGCCTGTCGCAAGCCGTCGAGCGGCTGGGGCCGTCCTATGCCAAAATCGGCCAGTTCCTGGCGACCCGGCCCGATGTGGTCGGCGCCGAACTTGCCTATGACCTGACCGGATTGCAGGACCGCATGGCCTTCTTTCCGACGGCAGAGGCCAAGGCATCGATTGAATTGTCGCTTGGGCGTCCGGTCGAGGAGCTATACGCCAGTTTCGGCGAGCCGATTGCCGCGGCCTCCATCGCCCAGGTGCATCCCTGCATGGTGGAAACGCCTTTCGGCTTGAAACAGGTTGCCGTCAAGGTCATCCGTCCCGGCGTACGGCGCCGTTTCGCGGCCGATCTCGAAGTCATGTATCTCGTGTCGCATTTGCAGGAAATGCTGCTGCCGCAGACCCGCAGATTGCGCCCCGTCGAGGTGACGAAAACACTCGAGCAGACCACGAAAGTGGAAATGGACCTGCGGCTCGAGGCCGCCGCTCTGTCGGAACTGGGCGAAAACACCGCCAGAGATCCCGGTTTCAGGGTTCCGCAGGTCGATTGGGAACGCACGGGCCGCGACGTCATCACCATGGAATGGATCGACGGCGTCAAGATGTCGGATGTCGAGGCGCTGAAAGCCGCTGGCCACGATCTTGATGCGCTGGCCGATACGCTGATCCAGTCCTTCCTGCGCCATACGCTGCGCGACGGCTTCTTCCATGCCGACATGCATCCGGGCAATCTGTTCGTTGATCCAACGGGCATGATCGTTGCCGTGGACATGGGCATTTGCGGGCGGCTGGGCAAGAAAGAGCGGCGGTTTCTGGCGGAAATTCTCTATGGCTTCATCACCCGCGATTACATGCGGGTGGCGGAAGTGCATTTCGAGGCCGGCTACGTTCCCTCCCATCACAATATGGCCAGCTTTGCCCAGGCGATCCGGGCCATCGGCGAGCCCATTCACGGCCAGCCCGCCGAAACCATTTCCATGGCCCGGTTGCTGACGCTGCTGTTTGAAGTCACCGAACTGTTCGACATGCAGACACGGCCTGAACTGGTGATGCTGCAAAAAACCATGGTGGTGGTCGAAGGTGTCTCGCGGATGCTCAATCCACGGTTTAACATGTGGAAGGCATCGGAGCCCGTCGTTGCGGACTGGATCAAAGCCAATCTCGGTCCAAAGCGCATCGTCACCGATATGAAGGACGGCATTCGTGCCGCGGTGCGGGTGGCGGAAGCCCTGCCGGAAATCGCTGCCAAAACCGAGAAATTCCATAGTGAATTGATGCAGATGAGCGAGCATGGGCTGCGGTTCGACGAGAGCACCACCGATGCCATCGGCAAGGCGCAGGCACGGCATGGTCGCTCAGGCCGCCTGGCCCTTTGGGTGATTGCGCTCTGCCTGCTGTTCATCGCGTTTCAACTGGGTCATGGCGGGTAG
- a CDS encoding sensor histidine kinase produces MSATNAGFIRSSLFVLGLGCLLLISLIGSTLWLTGKTRVTFGTVVEERVIRRASADLMQTLTDAETGQRGYLITRDVAFLTPYSQAIGDVATEMDSLVHLLAPRPEHAPDVEKLRELVKAKLEELARTVELTRNGDIRQAYELVRAGYGKQLMDQIRTVLDEVRDESDNRIDQGIASQLLAIGWLQVFTIGGAVAIVIVIGGAILIIIQHVRDLLKARQEVEVLNAGLEERVQERTEDLMQANQEIQRFAYIITHDLRAPLVNIMGFTAELDSALQTLKAYVLADGQPLTTQQIEDARLAASEDLPEAISFIRSSTRKMDGLINAILKISRDGRRQLKPEPLDLKPLIETTAASVHHQIGESGGHTEISTEVASIISDRLSLEQILGNLFDNAIKYKSPDRPVVLSIRAISDGRHFIRLEIEDNGRGIAEQDYERIFELFRRAGQQNQMGEGIGLAHVRSLTRNLGGEITVRSKIGVGSTFILRLPRDLSKLVGT; encoded by the coding sequence ATGTCGGCAACAAACGCAGGTTTTATCCGCTCCAGTCTGTTTGTGCTTGGCCTGGGCTGCCTTCTCCTGATCAGTCTGATCGGCTCGACCCTGTGGCTGACCGGCAAGACCCGTGTCACATTCGGAACTGTTGTCGAGGAACGGGTCATTCGCCGCGCCAGCGCTGACCTGATGCAGACGCTGACCGATGCGGAAACCGGGCAGAGAGGCTATCTGATTACCCGCGACGTCGCCTTTCTGACCCCTTACAGCCAGGCCATCGGCGATGTCGCCACGGAAATGGACAGTCTCGTCCATCTGCTTGCGCCGCGCCCTGAACATGCCCCGGATGTCGAGAAGCTGCGCGAACTGGTAAAGGCCAAGCTTGAAGAATTGGCCAGGACCGTCGAGCTGACCCGCAACGGCGACATACGCCAGGCCTACGAACTTGTCCGGGCCGGTTACGGCAAGCAGCTGATGGACCAGATCCGCACTGTGCTTGACGAGGTCCGCGACGAATCCGACAACAGGATAGACCAGGGAATTGCCAGCCAGCTCCTGGCCATCGGCTGGTTGCAGGTCTTTACCATTGGCGGGGCCGTGGCCATCGTGATCGTGATCGGCGGCGCAATCCTGATCATCATCCAGCATGTGCGCGATCTGTTGAAGGCCCGCCAGGAGGTGGAGGTCCTCAATGCGGGGCTGGAAGAGCGCGTGCAGGAGCGAACCGAAGACCTGATGCAAGCCAATCAGGAAATCCAGCGCTTCGCCTATATCATCACCCACGACCTGCGTGCGCCACTCGTCAATATCATGGGCTTTACCGCCGAGCTGGACAGCGCGCTCCAGACATTGAAGGCCTATGTTCTGGCGGATGGGCAGCCTTTGACGACGCAGCAGATCGAGGATGCGCGGCTTGCGGCCTCCGAAGACCTGCCGGAAGCGATTTCCTTCATCCGTTCCTCGACCCGCAAGATGGACGGGCTGATCAACGCCATCCTGAAAATCTCGCGCGACGGACGCCGCCAGCTCAAGCCGGAACCACTGGATCTCAAGCCGCTGATCGAGACGACGGCGGCCAGCGTACACCACCAGATCGGAGAGAGCGGCGGACATACAGAAATTTCAACCGAAGTTGCCAGCATTATCTCCGACAGGTTGTCCCTGGAGCAAATTCTCGGTAACCTTTTTGACAACGCTATCAAATATAAGTCACCGGATCGCCCGGTCGTCCTTTCCATCCGGGCGATCTCGGATGGACGGCACTTCATTCGCCTGGAAATAGAGGATAATGGCCGCGGCATTGCTGAGCAGGATTATGAACGGATTTTCGAACTTTTCCGCCGTGCGGGACAGCAGAACCAGATGGGCGAAGGCATCGGTCTTGCCCATGTGCGCTCATTGACGCGCAACCTGGGAGGTGAAATTACCGTACGCTCCAAGATCGGCGTCGGCTCGACATTTATTTTGCGCTTGCCGCGCGACCTTTCGAAACTGGTAGGGACCTGA
- a CDS encoding response regulator, with translation MKAVAKEVTIVMVEDDEGHARLIEKNVRRAGVNNEIVPFTNGTDALDYILGTDRSGETSADRYLLILLDLNLPDMSGTDILEQVKTNQHTRRLPVVILTTTDDQREIQRCYDLGANVYITKPVDYDNFANAIRQLGLFFSVMQIP, from the coding sequence ATGAAAGCAGTGGCCAAGGAAGTGACCATCGTCATGGTCGAAGACGACGAAGGCCATGCGCGCCTGATCGAAAAAAATGTCCGTCGGGCCGGGGTCAACAATGAGATCGTGCCGTTTACCAACGGCACCGACGCGCTGGATTATATCCTGGGCACGGATCGTTCCGGCGAAACCTCGGCAGATCGATATCTGCTAATTTTACTCGATCTTAACTTGCCGGATATGTCGGGCACCGATATACTCGAACAAGTTAAGACCAATCAGCACACACGTCGGCTGCCGGTCGTCATTCTCACCACAACGGACGATCAACGGGAAATCCAGCGCTGCTACGATCTTGGTGCCAATGTCTACATCACCAAGCCGGTTGATTATGACAATTTCGCCAATGCCATTCGTCAGCTCGGGCTGTTTTTTTCCGTGATGCAGATCCCGTAA
- a CDS encoding sensor histidine kinase, translating into MNVRILYLDDDPAIVRLVQKALGRNGHSVTHAEDLERALGFLASENFDVIVLDHYLSNMTGHDVLAHLRGRHIMTPVVYVTGSNEARIAIEAIKAGASDYVIKTTSEDFLSLLESAIRQSVENARLRQAKVKAEEEIRLAKERAEALLSEVNHRVANSLALVASLLRLQIANSPSDEVKAELTETQARITAIAGMHRSLYTSDDVSRVDMDIYIANLVREIGGSLANPDKPITLTVNAEPISLTADRAVSIGMIVTELVTNAIKYAYPDRKDGEIRVRLCHAQPGHALLTVEDDGIGISPGAAPKGTGLGSRIIKSMAATLGEGLAYQEISAGTIACVPIDLAR; encoded by the coding sequence ATGAATGTCCGAATTCTTTATCTCGATGACGACCCGGCCATCGTGCGGCTGGTGCAGAAAGCGCTCGGGCGCAACGGACATTCCGTCACCCATGCCGAAGATCTGGAGCGGGCGCTGGGCTTTCTGGCGTCTGAAAACTTCGACGTTATTGTTCTCGATCATTATCTCAGCAATATGACCGGTCACGATGTGCTGGCGCATTTGCGTGGACGGCATATCATGACGCCCGTGGTCTATGTGACCGGTTCCAACGAAGCCCGTATCGCCATCGAAGCGATCAAGGCAGGCGCCTCCGATTACGTCATTAAGACGACCAGCGAGGATTTCCTGTCGCTGCTGGAAAGCGCCATCCGGCAATCGGTCGAAAACGCCCGGCTACGCCAAGCCAAGGTCAAGGCGGAGGAGGAAATCCGCCTTGCCAAGGAAAGGGCGGAAGCCCTGCTCAGCGAGGTCAACCACCGCGTCGCCAACAGCCTGGCATTGGTAGCCAGCCTGCTGCGGCTTCAGATCGCCAATTCTCCGAGTGACGAGGTCAAGGCCGAGCTGACTGAGACCCAGGCCCGTATTACTGCCATTGCCGGCATGCATCGCAGCCTCTACACATCCGACGACGTCAGCCGGGTCGATATGGATATTTATATCGCCAATCTGGTGCGGGAAATCGGCGGTTCGCTTGCCAATCCCGACAAGCCGATCACCCTGACAGTCAATGCCGAGCCGATTTCACTGACCGCGGACCGCGCCGTCTCCATCGGCATGATCGTCACCGAACTGGTGACCAATGCGATCAAATATGCCTATCCCGACCGCAAGGACGGCGAAATCCGCGTGCGGCTGTGCCATGCGCAGCCCGGCCATGCGCTGTTGACGGTGGAGGATGACGGGATCGGCATCAGCCCTGGCGCTGCCCCGAAGGGCACTGGCCTCGGCAGCCGGATCATCAAATCCATGGCCGCAACGCTGGGCGAAGGTCTCGCCTATCAGGAGATCTCCGCGGGGACGATTGCCTGCGTGCCGATAGACCTAGCCCGCTAA